The segment GCCAATCCTTGCGCGCCGCCCCGCTCCGGTCCTGCTCTGGCAAGGGGAACAACCCCAGACCTCCCAGCGCGCCAcgattggggtggggtggggtggggtggggtggggttgggggacgATGTGGCCACGGGACCTCGCGGCCCGTCCCCGCCCAGTCGAAGCCGGCCCTGGGAGGGGCAGGTCCACCCGCGCGCCACTTCCGGGCCGTGCAGGGGACCAGGGCGCGGCGGGCGCCCACCTCCCTCGCCGCCCCGGCCAACCTTCCAGCAGGCGTCCGATTATAGAGTCCAGGTTGAGCTTCTCGCTGTCGGACATGGCGGCGCCGCCGCTCTGGCCCAGCACCTCCGGGCCCTGTCCTGGCTCCCGCCCTCCCGCGGCCTCCTTCCGGCCTGGTGCTCCTTCCGCCCGCCCGGGCCCGCCCCGGCCCGCCGCCCCGCCTCCTcggccgcccgccccgccccgccgcgcccggccccgccccggcccgcccGGTCGCCCGCTGCCCCTGCGCTCTAGCGCCTCCACTGGACGCCAGGCCCGGGGCCCGCGGCGGCCCGGGAGGCGGGGCCTCGGCCAGGGGGCGGGGCTTGGGCTGATCTGATTGCGGGGGCGGAGCCTGCACTGGGGGCGGGGCTTCACGGGGCGAGGTCGACTCTAGTTCCGCCCTAGAGGGGTTACCCACCCTTGCACCGAGGATGTGCGGCCGGAAGTAGTGtgaagttgtttttctctttcaagggCCCAATAGTCCTTCCCACTTCTGTCCCGGGCTGGAAGGTGGTGTGACCTCATTGATGTCTCATTGGGTCTCCCCAGAGAGTGCAGATTAAGTCCACGAAGTGCAGGAAAGGAAACAGGCTCAAAGCAAGGGTTGGCTTCAGATTGACAGAGGAACTCTTACCTCTAGGGTCCCTGTGGCCTGCGGGCGGCTGACCAGACCCAGACACCTGTCGCTGAACTCCGAGCTCATTTTTGTCCCCATGCCTGTGGTGCGTAATTTTTTAATGCCTCGTCCTTGCGTTTTGAGTAGCGCAGTAATGCCTTACTGTTTGACTTATCGAAAGCATTAACAAAAGAGGTAACTTTAAATAAAGCGTAATACTCACTGGAACCCTGAATTGAGTATTTTATTTGCCGGTGACCTCACATCTGGAGGCAGCGTGGCTTCTCTACCCCTGGCAGGTCCTGGCCACATCACACCCAGCACAAGAACCTAGGCCTGCACCCACCTAGCCCACCGGGATGGTGGGAGGAGCCCACGGCCCAGGGCCACTGGGGCAGACCGGAAGAGCCCTGGAGAGGAAGGGGTAACCCCCCCCTACGCACTTGGGAGGGGCCCCCAGCGGGTTGCTGAAGCTGTGGCCGAGGAGGAAGTGAGAGGAGGAGGTGAGGTGCAGCAGGGAGGTAAGCTGGGCTGCTGGGGACAGGGGCTGGGCCTGGGTCTCCGGTAGGGGGCCTGGCCTTTCTGCCCCTCTTGGcctgtgccccacccccaccccacaagaGGAGAGGGGACCGGAGGGGTGTGGTGCGATACCCTGCAACCTGTCCTCTTTGACCAGGCGGGCAGGTCCTGGGGCTGAGGCCTGGGCCCAGGCTGGCCAGGAACCCCCGCTCACACTGGCTGTGCCCACATCTTGCAGCCTGCCGCACCGGGGTCGGTGGCACCATGGCCCAGGCCCTGGGCGAGGACCTGGCgcagcctggcgagctgcaggaTGACTCTAGCTCTTTGGGGTCCGACTCAGAGCTAAGCGGGCCTGGCCCGTATCGCCAGGCTGACCGCTATGGCTTCATTGGGGGCAGCGCAGCAGAGCCAGGGTAAGTGGGGAAGGGATGAGGGGGGATACGGGGTGCTGGGCTTAATGATGGAGGCTGAGAGCTGAATTCTAGAGTGAGGCCCAACCTCAAGGGTCCTGGAAGGGTCTGGGGACCCAGCTAGTGTCACCTGTCCTCGGGTTCTAGATGGAATCTTAAGCTTAGCAGGGCTGTAGGGGGTGGGTCCCTGTGTGTCTCTTCCTCCCAGTCTCTGAGGGTTCCCAGCGGGGCTGAACCTGCTTCTGCTTTCAGTCCGGCCCAGGAATCCCAAAATCACAGAACCCACACTTCTTCCCCTACTAGTTCCCCCACTTCCCCAGGTGCTGAAAGGGAGACAAGTTTGGAGATAGATAGGGAGGTCACACCGCGATCAGAGGCAGAATCAGGCTCAGAGAAGACTCCTGGTTTCTAGGTCTTGGGCTCTGTCTACTCAACTTCCCCAAAGAGTTGTCTGTCCCCATCCTGGGGGACAGTCaaccagcccctcccccatcacACACCTACACACCCTCTTCAGTATCTCCTGCTTCCGCCCACATCGGAGCCACATCCTTTCCTGTCCCCATGACAACCACTGGCAACTCCTGGGTGACAGGTCACTCCCCACCCCAGAGATTCCCAGAGATCAGGGCCAAGGGTTGGGCTCACCCAGGTAGCAGGAAGGGTGGTGGACGTGGGTGTCCTGTGTCTGGACATCTGTGTCGTGTGTCCCAGGCCGGGTCACCCTCCTGCAGACCTCATCCGCCAGCGGGAGATGAAGTGGGTGGAGATGACTTCACACTGGGAGAAAACCATGTCTCGGCGGTACAAGAAGGTGAGGGGAGAAGGGTCCCACGCGGCCCTCCTTGGCTCGTCCCCCTCTGCCTGGCAAAATTCAGCCTCCTGTGTCCCAGCACCTCTTGCCTTCGCTCCCTGCTCCTTGCGGAGACTCTTGCCCGATAGCAGATTGTGCCTGAGGCCTGCTGAGAGCAGCAGGGGTATCTGGCATGGCTGGCCTGACGGGGTGCCCTGGCCTCACCCACAGGTAAAGATGCAGTGCCGGAAAGGCATCCCCTCGGCCCTGCGGGCCCGGTGTTGGCCCCTTCTGTGCGGGGCTCACGTGTGTCAGAAGAACAGCCCTGGCACTTACCAGGTGAGGGGACCAGCGGgggtcccagcccccacccctagCCCTTCACCCCTCTGGGCCTTCACCTCCACCTTCTTGCCCACGTGCAGAACCTGGCTGAGGCCCCGGGAGACCCACAGTGGATGGAAACCATCGGCAGGGACCTGCACCGCCAGTTCCCACTGCATGAGATGTTTGTGTCGCCCCAGGGTCACGGGTACGAGGGCGGGGATGCCCAGGGACCCCCAGCCCCCACACCTCCAGGCGCTTTGGCAGAGTCCCTGCCCCTGGCTTTACGTCTTTGCATCTCAGAGGACCCAGCAAGGCCCCTGAGGGGCCGAGGCCTGGGCAGGGGCCGCCAGAGGGTGCGGGAGGGCTGCCCGGAGGACTGGCCCCTGATGGGGTCTTCTGGCACAGGCAGCAGGGGCTCCTGCAGGTGCTGAAGGCCTACACCCTGTACCGGCCGGAGCAGGGCTACTGCCAGGCCCAGGGCCCTGTGGCCGCCGTGCTGCTCATGCACCTGCCCCCAGAGGTGAGTGCCCTCAGCCCTGCGGCAGGAACCCCAGACCCGGACGCCCACCCCCAGGAACTCTGACTTCAGTTACCTGAGACCCTGGACCACCAAATCTAGTGACCTAGGGACCAAGGCATCCTGTGCCCTGAACCGTGACCGCCCCCCCCATCCTCTGGAACCCTGGCCTCTGGGACCTAGGATCCTCAAGTCCCACGCAGACCTGTCCTAATGAGCCAGGGCCTCATGATTGCCAACCTCAGTGACCATCAAGCCCAATGACCTTGATTCCAGGAACATCGAACCCTGACCCCTGACCTTTGGCCCAATGATCTAAAAGTCTGGATGTTATCACCTTGACCTTATGAACCTTGATTCTGAACCCTGTGACCATGATCCCTGACCCCAATGACCCCAAGGACCCAAGACTTGAACTTTGGGACCTCTGCTGCCCTTGACCAGTGAGTCCCCACCCTGCGACCCTCAAATTCAGCCCTCTGAGCCCTGTGACTTCTAACTCCTGCACCCCTTGGTAGGCCTCTTTCTAGGCAACAGGAAGCTTTTAGGTAagacccaccccctgccccaacccCACCACCAGCACTGAGACCAGGCTCCTGGCTCCAGAATCACCCCAGATGGTGTCCAGGCCCTCCCCTGTGCCCCGCTCCCCCAGCCTTGCAGTCCCCTCTGAGGTGGGCACTCAAGGCCTGTACCCACCCCCAGGAGGCCTTCTGGTGCCTGGTCCAGATCTGCGAGGTTTACCTCCCCGGCTACTACGGGCCCCACATGGTGAGAGGCAGGGATGGGACCCGAGGGCACATCGGGAGGGTTGGGTGGGGTTGGGAGCCTAGGGAAGCCAGCAGTAGTGCTGATGGGCGTGGCCACAGGAGGCTGTGCGGCTGGACGCCGAGGTGTTCATGGCCCTGCTGCGACGGCTGCTCCCGCGCGTGCACAAGCATCTGCAGAAGGTGGGCGTCGGGCCCCTGCTCTACCTGCCAGAGTGGTTCCTGTGCCTCTTCGCCCgctccctgcccttccccacaGTGCTGCGTGTCTGGGACGCTTTTCTTAGCGAGGGTGAGTTGGGGGCCGACTAGGTGGGCGGGGGCAGGAGGGGGTGCCTGGTGAACACGGAAGGTGGAGGTGCCAGCTTCGCTCTGCCCCGCTGCCACCGCTGACCCTGATCTGGGGCCTGGGTGCTGGGGTGTGCCGAGGGTAACCCGCTGTTGGCCACGTATCACCAATGGGAGGAACAGCAGCCCCCGCCCTAAGCAGTGAGATCACCACAGGGAGGGCACAGCATCCACATGGGGGGAGGGCTGGAGTCAGGGAGGCTTCCCCAAGGTCGATGGGGCAGGAGCTGGCGAGACCACAGCAGTGGCACAGCTCGGGGACTGGGCACAGTGAGGGCACAGCAGATGGAGCCCCCGGGCCCTCAATGCGAGCCCTCGCAGGCCAGGCATGGCTCTGGGAGCCAAGGCCACTTGAGTAAGTGAGACCTACattctggtggtggtgggggtggggatgggaggcgGCGGTACCAAATTAACAAGATATTTATAGATTGTCATAAGttccatgaagaaaataaaacaaaggacatGCCAGAGCGTAGGGGAACGGCAGAAGAGGGCTGTTTAAATATGCTGGCGGCTGCTCCTCAGAAGAGGCAGATACACAGAGCTGGGTGGAgaaggagaggcaggcagggccctGTCCTCAGGGTCCCAGCCACGGATGACTTGAGGGGTGCAGGCATGGGGAGAGGTGCCAGGCTAAGAGCAGGGGGCAGTCGGGGCAAAGCTGAGCTGGACTCTGGGTCTTTGGGGCTCTGCCTCGTACCCCCATCAGTGGCACAGTTGGATTCGGTTCTATACGGGTTGTCCAGCAGTTGCATGGTAGAAATCCATCAGTACACCTACTGAGCACCCGCTGTATGCCCAGGTGCCTTCAGACTGGGTTAGTGTTCTAACCACGGACGTCCAAGTCACCGTCCGCTTGTCCTCCCCTGCAGACTCGGACCTCGagagcggggcggggcgggccgggCCCCGTGGGGGCACCCTTGCGCTTTGATAACGATGACGATGTTAGTAGTCTTGTTGTCCCTTTACACAGCACAGTGGTCACCAGGCCTTACTGGTCCCCCGACTGCCTTTCTCAGCAGACCGGAGGCTGCCAGGGAGGGGCTCTGAGGCTCCAGGAGCAGGCCAAAGTCATGTGCGTGTGCGTGCCTGCGTGTGTATGCACACGTGTGTGCCCTGTGCTCTTAGCTTAGGGGTGAGGAGCTCTGGCTTGAATCTTCCTAGAATCAGAAGCTCACAGGTCTGATCTGGAAAGGCTGTCTTGTCACCACCCAGCCCTTCACTGGACGGGGCGAGGAGCCGAGGCCCAGAATGAGAAGGCCCGTGTGAGGCTGTCAGCAGCCCTTGGCTCCTGGCAGGCTGCGCTGCCCACGAGTGTCCATGGCTGCTGGGACCTGCTGGCCGGTGCCCCCAAATGGCCGACCTGCTCTCAGTCCAGGCAGCAGAGCTGCAGGAGGGTGGAAGGAGTCTGGCCAAGGACAGGTTCGGGCCCGGGCTGAGAGCTGGCCCACACTGAGTGAGCCCCACCGGCCTGCAGGTGTGAAGGTGCTGTTCCGCGTGGGGCTGACCCTGGTGCGCCTGGCGCTGGGCACCACTGAACAGCGCCTGGCCTGCCCAGGGCTCCTGGAGACGCTTGGCGCCCTTCGATCCATCCCACCTGCCCAGCTGCAAGAAGAGGTCTTCATGCCCCAGGTGGGTGCCCCTTGCGCGCCCCCTGCACAGTTGGGGAAACAGGCCCAGAAGGAGGAGTGACAGTGAGCACGGGGCTCCGTTCTTGTCCTCTGAGCAGCAGAGAATGTGGAAACCCCAGGCCTCAAGTGGCTTTTTGTGGCTCCCTTAGTCTGTCTCTTTGTCTGTCAGCCCCTCAGCCCTCAGCCACTTCCTGGGGCTGTGTGCTGCCTGCCCTGCGGGGATCTCATCGTTTCCTGCCCTCCCTCGGGCTCAGTATCAACTGCTCCCCGCAGGTGCATGGCGTGGCCCTGTCCGAACAGGACCTGCAGCGGGAGATCAAGGCCCAGCTGGCCCAGCTGCCCGCATCGGCATCCGAGCCACCCCCGAGGCCGCAGGCCCGCCTGCCCGGGGCCCCAGCCATCTTTGAGGCCCAACAGCTGGCAGGAACCCGGGGGAGCCCTCGGCCTGAGGTGCCCCGCATCGTGGTACAGCCCCCAGAGGAGCCCCGGCCGCCCCGGCGCAAGCCCCAGACCCGAGGCAAGACTTTCCATGGGCTGCTGACCCGATCCAGGGGGCCCCCTATCGAGAGCCCCACCAGGTCCCATCGAAGCTCCACCTCCTTCCTGGACACCCGATTCTGAGGGTAGGTCCCACTTCTGAGGGTACCACGGACTCAGGGTCCCCCCGATCCCAACTGCCTGAACAGTGGATGCCAGCCTCGACGTGGGCATCGCACTTTACAGCTGGGGTTGGATGCCTCGCTCCTTTCCTGTGGACTGCCTCAGGCCTGAGGAGGACGGAACGGTACAGAGTGGGGTTTGGGGGACCCAggccctcccccacccacagGGCTGCCCCAGTGCCTGGGCCCTTGCACGCATCAAGCTCGCACTGGAGGAGTGTGCAAGAAAGGGCACAGGCTGGGCCACGGGGACCCCAAAAGGCTCCTGAGGGGCCTGGAATAAAGTCTGAACAGAAGCCTGCATGCGGTCAGATCAATGCCCTCTACCCGCAACCTTCCAtcagctgccccctcccctcacGGCCCCGCCCCTCCTAGTCCCGCCCCGGCTCCCCAGGCACATGGAGGCTGCCGTTGGCTGCTGGAAGGTGTTTACCAGCTACAGGGACCAAGGGCAAGCCGCAGCACCCAGCCTCTTGGGGCCAGGTGAGGCTCCTGTGCCTGGGGGAGGAGGGCTCCCCCAGTGGACGCTGGGCCCACATGTGGGACTCTGTCTCCTCTTCTGCTCCCTCCCCTTGCTGATTTCAGGAGCCCCCCAGCAGTGGGAGCACTCTAACCCAAGTCTGCCCACCCCGTGTCCTGGTCCCATCCTCAGAGAGAGCCGGCTGAGAACAAAGGCCTAGTGTGCCCGGACAAAGGAGAAAGGCCCTGCCGGCCCTTGCCCCCTCCCAAAACCCCAGCCGCACCCCCTGGGGACTGCCACCATGGAAACCCCTCCCACACTCGCTAATTGCCCCCGTGGGTGCCCAAGGTTCCTGGGACAGGAGCCATTGCCAGGACAACGGGGCTGGTTCCGAGGCAGGCTCATGTCCCTGCAGGGCGGTCTCGGTGACCCGCCTCCTCGGGTGCCCTCCCCCGAGGGTGGAGGGCGGAGGGTGGGGGCACGGTCGGGCTCGGGAGTACCCGGAGAAAGTGACTGTAGTCTTAAATGGTGGAGTGTTCCATCAGCCCTCTCAATGGCTGTGCTGGAACATGTTGGCACTCTCAGACCCCTGATTGCAGACGGGCTGGTGACAAGTCCCCGGCCACAGGAAGACACTCCCTctgtattgttattgtttagttgctaagtcgtgtcggactctgcagcccaaccctgtggactgcagcacgccaggcttccctgtccttcaccatctccctgagtctgctcaaactcatgtccatcgaggcattgataccatccaactgcctcatcctctgtcgtccccttctcctcctgccttcagttttttcccagcgtcaggatctATATATACTTTCCtgcttttagtatttatttatttggctacatcaggtcttacttgcagtgcaagggatctctagttgcagcatgtgggatctagtttcctgaccggggatcaaacctgggccctcagcattGGGAGCGCAGGGTCTTAGCCGCTGGGCCCACAGGGAAGTCTCTGTGTATATACTCTTACGGCGCTTATTATGTGACTGGCCAGGTCCCGGGTTCAGGGGCAGACCATCCCACTTTCAAGGAGCTTTTGGTCTGGAGGAGGGACTCACATGGAGGTCCAGACACAGAGCTAAAGTTTGCCTGGGCGGAAACTGAGTTTGCCAGGAGGAGAGGCAGTTGGGCCCGAGCTTTGCTgcctatggcaacccactccagtattcttgcctggaaaattccatggacagaggagcctggtgggttacagtccatggggtcacaaagagtcagacatgactgaacaactaacttcCTTTCTTTTGCCGCCTATGGCAGACTCAAGGCTCACCCCCCCACAGTCAGCCACCATGAACCTGGCTGACACCCCCCTCTAGCCACCCTCTGTGGGTGCTCTCTCCCTCCTGTTCCCACCCACTCCCCCAGTTTCGCTCCAGCCCTGGTTCTGAGTGTGGGGCAGCAGCTGGGCCCCtgtgagttaaataaaattttctgagcCCCCCTTCCCTCCCAAGCCCCCACCagggtgctcagttgcttcagtcgtgtctgactctttggaccctttctgacttcatggactgtggcccaccaggctcctccgtccatgggattctccaggtagcaatactggagtgggttgccatgccctcctccagggggtcttcctgacccagggatcgaacccgcatcttttatgtctcctgcattggcaggtgggttctttaccactagtgtctcCTGGGAAGCACCTCCACCAGGGTACTTGGAGCTTAATAATAACGTCCTCCCCTGCAGTTCACAGACCACTTTCTCAGACCCCCCATCCACCCACACACCTGTCTCTGCAGGTGGCACTGAGAGCCTCTGTAAAGAAAGGGGGACCCGGCCAGGTTGAGTGTCCAGCCCAGGATCACAGAGAGAGGCAGGGCCAGCTAGACCGTGCCTTAGGCTTAGAGCCCGAGTCTGATGGACTCTCAGGCAGGGAAGCAGGCAGGTGGGGGCCTGCAGGGAGTTTATAGGGTCCGCCCTGAACTCCCTGCCTCCCGCCACTCAGCTCTTCTGCCGAGAGGTTAGGGGAGCAGGAATAGCAGCCTTGGTCCAGGGCTCAGAACCCATCCCGAGGCTGGAGGGGAGGCCACGAGGCATTCCCACGGATCCAGACCTTGGGGCAGGCAGTCTCCAGCAGGGCCCCTCGAGCTGGGGCTGAGTCATGGCCTTATCTACTCAGAGAAGCATTTTCTGGGCAGTCCTTCTGCAGGTCCTGTTAtcaacctgggaagcctgggccaAGGGATCAGGCCAGAAGAGGACCACTCCCTCCTTTTGTGAACACTTTTACACATGCTGTTCCCACAGGGCTGCGCTACCCCTATGGCACCTGCGGGCCAGTTAGGAAAAGATGTCCCCTCTCCAGGTACATGCAGCCCTTCAGGACTGCAAGGAAGTGACCGCTCAGCAGAGCAACTTTGTGCAGTGAGCAACCCCCACAACTGCACGCAGCCCCAGCTCCCTACACCCCTGCCCGGAAAGGGGCTCTGAGAAGGCAGGGCACCCACCCGAGAGCAGTCACCCTGTGGGAACCAAAGCTGGGCTGGCATCTGCCTGGTCAGCCCAGGGGACAGGGACAGGAATGTGGGGGCAAGCAAAGAAGTGGAAGGGCAGACGAATCTCTCGCGGTTGGGGGGCATGGTCTCATCTCGACTGCCACCCACCCCAAACGTCCCCCCATCCCCACACTGTCCAGAGGTCAAGCTTGGACTTCCTGTAAAGTCCTGCTCGGTGTGGAGTCCTGTCCCCAGGCCACAGAAGCGGAGCCCAGAACAAAGGTCACCTCTGAAGCTGACTGAGCCCCTTTGTAGCCCTTGCCAAAAGCACCCCTGATAATTACTAAGAAGCTTCCTGACTCCTAATTTggcaaagatgcccactccagtaaacaCCCTATGACACCCCAACCAATGCCcaccttccagcaggaattttctttgtcttgaggctataaaaattggctattaaCCCACAAAAACTGTCGGCGTTCTCTGCTCTGTCAGGAGGTCGGCCCCCTGCGCTCACAGTGCCCactttctctctgctctttgttcttaatagactcactcccttctgaaatgctctgtctggaaattcttttccaacccgcgTTCGGACTGCCTCAACACATAGGAAAGGCTCACTCTCTTTGAGCCTCCGTTTCCTCCTACAAATAGTGGGATAACAGCAGCTCCGACCCCAGCCCCCAGAGCGCTCCGCCGGGGTCATCTTTACGGGGATTACTGTCTGGTGGAGCTGGGCAGTAGCTCAGGCATGGCCTCTCCTCACCCCGCCCCTACCTGGCTCAGCTCGGCCTCGGGTGACCTCCAGGCTCTCCTGGCGTAGACAGAGCAAGACTGCCCTGCCAGCCTGCTTGCCCCCAGCCCCGCCGAGTCCCAGGGCTGCCATAGCTTGACCCTGATTTTCCTCTCTGTGTCCACAGGGTAGATGCCATCACAGCTGGTGCCCAGCCAGGGCAGTCTGGGGGTGGGCACAGAACCACGCTGCTCTGTGTGCATATGCTCTGGCAGAGGGaagaccccagccctgcccctcaccaACTGTGTGACCCTCGGCAAATCacatcacctctctgagccttgactGCCTCATCTATAAAAGGCAGAGAATCACAATGGCTACGGGGTAGGGTTAAGTGAGATGCGGAACATAAAGCACTCCATAGTGCCTAGGACAAGTCAAAAAACACTTGCTAACACTATTGCCTTCTGCCAGGCGCCCCATGCCCAGCCAAGCCTGGGCTAAAGGAGGCATCATAATCCCCATTTAAGGATGAGAAAACAGATGCTGCACTGCTTGTGTTAAAAACAAGACATCAGGaacttcccagtggtccagtggctaagactttatgatcccaatgcaggggcccgggtgtgatccctggtcagggaactagatcccacatgccgcaactaagaacTGGTGGAGGCAAataaaaacatgttaaaaaacaagaacaagacagcaggcccaagatggagtcacTGACACTAAGCCCGCCATCACCCAACTGAGGCAACTCAATcactggctcagttggtaaagaacccacctgcaatgcaggagaccaaggctcaatccctgagtcaggaagatcccctggagaaggaaatggcaacccactccagtattcttgcctgggaagtcctgtggaca is part of the Bos javanicus breed banteng chromosome 29, ARS-OSU_banteng_1.0, whole genome shotgun sequence genome and harbors:
- the TBC1D10C gene encoding carabin, producing the protein MAQALGEDLAQPGELQDDSSSLGSDSELSGPGPYRQADRYGFIGGSAAEPGPGHPPADLIRQREMKWVEMTSHWEKTMSRRYKKVKMQCRKGIPSALRARCWPLLCGAHVCQKNSPGTYQNLAEAPGDPQWMETIGRDLHRQFPLHEMFVSPQGHGQQGLLQVLKAYTLYRPEQGYCQAQGPVAAVLLMHLPPEEAFWCLVQICEVYLPGYYGPHMEAVRLDAEVFMALLRRLLPRVHKHLQKVGVGPLLYLPEWFLCLFARSLPFPTVLRVWDAFLSEGVKVLFRVGLTLVRLALGTTEQRLACPGLLETLGALRSIPPAQLQEEVFMPQVHGVALSEQDLQREIKAQLAQLPASASEPPPRPQARLPGAPAIFEAQQLAGTRGSPRPEVPRIVVQPPEEPRPPRRKPQTRGKTFHGLLTRSRGPPIESPTRSHRSSTSFLDTRF